A region of Streptomyces sp. NBC_01267 DNA encodes the following proteins:
- a CDS encoding ROK family transcriptional regulator, with protein sequence MTARPANTHQARLLRLLRDGGPNSRAQLGDQVDLSRSKLAVEVDRLLETGLVVADGLAASRGGRRSHNIRLAPALRFLGVDIGATSVDVAVTNAELEVLGHLNQPMDVREGPVAVFEQVLAMAAKLRASGLAEGFDGAGIGVPGPVRFPEGVPVAPPIMPGWDGFPVREALSQELGCPVMVDNDVNLMAMGEQHAGVARSVGDFLCVKIGTGIGCGIVVGGEVHRGVTGSAGDIGHIQVEPDGRPCACGNRGCLEAHFSGSALARDAEDAARAGLSSELARRLDASGRLTAADVAAAASAGDATSLDLIREGGNRVGQVIAGLVSFFNPGLVVIGGGVTGLGHTLLASVRTQVYRRSLPLATGNLPIVLGELGPAAGVIGAARLISDHLFSPA encoded by the coding sequence ATGACTGCACGACCCGCCAACACGCATCAGGCACGACTGCTGCGGCTGTTGCGAGACGGGGGCCCCAACTCCCGTGCCCAGCTGGGTGACCAGGTGGACCTCTCGCGCTCCAAGCTCGCCGTGGAGGTCGACCGGCTCCTGGAGACGGGCCTGGTCGTCGCGGACGGGCTCGCCGCCTCGCGCGGTGGCCGCCGCTCGCACAACATCCGGCTGGCACCGGCGCTGCGTTTCCTCGGCGTCGACATCGGCGCGACCTCGGTCGATGTGGCCGTCACCAACGCGGAACTGGAGGTGCTCGGCCATCTCAACCAGCCCATGGACGTCCGGGAAGGCCCGGTCGCCGTCTTCGAGCAGGTCCTCGCGATGGCCGCCAAACTGCGGGCGTCGGGGCTGGCCGAGGGGTTCGACGGCGCCGGTATCGGGGTCCCCGGACCGGTTCGCTTCCCCGAGGGCGTACCGGTCGCCCCGCCCATCATGCCCGGCTGGGACGGCTTCCCCGTACGCGAGGCCCTCAGTCAGGAACTGGGCTGCCCGGTCATGGTCGACAACGATGTGAACCTGATGGCGATGGGGGAGCAGCACGCGGGCGTGGCACGCTCGGTGGGCGACTTCCTCTGCGTCAAGATCGGCACGGGTATCGGCTGCGGGATCGTCGTCGGCGGCGAGGTCCACCGCGGTGTGACGGGCAGTGCGGGCGACATCGGGCACATCCAGGTCGAGCCCGACGGGCGCCCCTGCGCCTGTGGCAACAGGGGCTGTCTGGAAGCCCACTTCAGCGGCTCCGCGCTCGCGCGGGACGCCGAGGACGCGGCGCGCGCCGGACTGTCCAGCGAACTCGCGAGGCGGCTCGACGCCTCCGGACGGCTGACCGCGGCGGATGTCGCGGCTGCCGCGTCAGCGGGGGACGCCACCTCGCTCGACCTCATCCGGGAGGGCGGCAACCGGGTCGGCCAGGTCATCGCGGGCCTCGTCAGCTTCTTCAACCCGGGTCTGGTGGTGATCGGCGGCGGGGTGACCGGCCTCGGCCACACCCTGCTCGCCAGCGTACGGACCCAGGTCTACCGCCGGTCGCTGCCGCTGGCCACCGGCAATCTGCCCATTGTGCTCGGGGAGTTGGGCCCGGCTGCCGGAGTGATCGGCGCGGCCCGCCTGATCAGCGACCATCTGTTCTCACCGGCCTGA